In Bythopirellula goksoeyrii, a single window of DNA contains:
- a CDS encoding leucine-rich repeat domain-containing protein, which produces MLNSSVDRVKWHPRIRFSLRALLLLVTFSSVWLAVQVHQAKRQVALVNTIQELGGEIRYDYQPHVMEDAWLTYQAETSWLPPPKYEPSGPVWLRRLIGNEYFQTVVGIRFKKRGEISESAIEQIASQANLEELYLMRTGISDSDLQVIGQLKKLELLVIRDNQVTDEGLAYLHSLESLKQLNVINTSVTAVGVAKLKQYLPDCIVHLEEPTLAEDSKELSKKFQLKNSRSLKLPQLPGF; this is translated from the coding sequence ATGTTGAATTCAAGCGTAGACCGTGTGAAATGGCATCCGAGAATAAGATTCAGTCTTCGTGCACTGCTATTGCTGGTCACGTTTTCTAGTGTCTGGCTTGCAGTGCAAGTGCATCAGGCCAAACGTCAAGTAGCATTGGTAAACACAATTCAAGAACTAGGTGGTGAAATACGATACGATTATCAACCACATGTTATGGAAGATGCTTGGCTCACGTATCAAGCAGAAACTTCTTGGCTACCGCCTCCAAAGTATGAGCCTAGTGGACCCGTATGGTTGCGTCGCTTGATAGGTAATGAGTACTTTCAAACAGTGGTCGGGATTCGATTCAAAAAACGCGGGGAAATAAGCGAATCTGCCATTGAGCAGATTGCTTCCCAAGCCAATTTGGAAGAGTTGTACTTGATGCGTACCGGTATTTCTGATTCGGACCTACAAGTTATTGGTCAGCTCAAGAAGCTCGAACTGTTAGTGATTCGAGACAATCAAGTAACTGACGAGGGACTCGCATATTTGCATTCCCTGGAAAGTCTCAAGCAGTTAAATGTAATCAACACTTCAGTTACGGCAGTTGGAGTTGCTAAGCTGAAACAATACTTGCCGGATTGCATTGTGCATCTTGAGGAACCGACATTAGCCGAAGATTCGAAAGAACTGAGTAAGAAGTTCCAACTTAAAAATTCGCGTTCACTGAAGCTGCCGCAACTGCCCGGATTCTAG
- a CDS encoding TadE family protein: MRISSRQFERGSSRLGATVVEFAICCPVLFLFTFAALEFSRVNMIRQTVENSVYEGCRRGIVPGATAANVEAAARFVLDATLISGAQVTVTPSVITEDTTNVSVAVMVPTNANSWVAPFFFTDTQIASNLTMRRERGLSSNID, encoded by the coding sequence ATGCGTATAAGCAGTAGACAATTTGAAAGAGGCAGTAGCCGCCTTGGCGCTACAGTAGTAGAGTTTGCGATCTGCTGTCCCGTGCTTTTCTTGTTTACCTTCGCCGCGCTAGAATTCTCGCGGGTGAACATGATTCGGCAAACTGTGGAAAACTCGGTGTACGAAGGTTGTCGGCGAGGCATCGTTCCCGGTGCCACAGCGGCAAACGTTGAAGCCGCCGCGCGATTCGTGCTCGATGCAACATTGATTTCAGGTGCCCAGGTTACCGTAACTCCGAGCGTAATCACCGAAGACACTACGAACGTTAGTGTCGCGGTCATGGTTCCTACCAATGCAAATTCCTGGGTGGCGCCGTTCTTCTTTACCGACACGCAAATCGCCAGCAACCTGACCATGCGACGCGAACGCGGGCTCAGTAGCAACATCGACTAA
- a CDS encoding PEP-CTERM sorting domain-containing protein (PEP-CTERM proteins occur, often in large numbers, in the proteomes of bacteria that also encode an exosortase, a predicted intramembrane cysteine proteinase. The presence of a PEP-CTERM domain at a protein's C-terminus predicts cleavage within the sorting domain, followed by covalent anchoring to some some component of the (usually Gram-negative) cell surface. Many PEP-CTERM proteins exhibit an unusual sequence composition that includes large numbers of potential glycosylation sites. Expression of one such protein has been shown restore the ability of a bacterium to form floc, a type of biofilm.) — MNLLNSTSSAIVAAVGLSFLAASAHANTVYYAEVGFGDAIERQLIPTTLAASTNEDIVSLPGLDPRAVALDVDAGKIYYTFGTSIGRANLDGSSQETVISGLLGGSGDIELDTTTDTLYFSVDSGTNADRSISRVQTDGTGLATVHTNTSLAPNNGGGLTYTINDVANISLDTDAGRLYWTSDNGANAGRIALNSSTLAGGGVTRQFTASGRADAINKMDIDFDTSTVYYTVGSDTQEVRSSTLGGGSITTLASGLGSPRAIGIDTTDGLMYFSVGGTLYKANLDGTARTSVSVNGSSLYSIADIQVDTTPIPEPTSLSLLALSGLALLGRRRV, encoded by the coding sequence ATGAACCTCTTGAATTCCACATCCTCCGCCATCGTCGCCGCCGTCGGCCTCTCGTTCCTCGCCGCCTCGGCCCACGCCAACACGGTTTACTACGCCGAAGTCGGCTTCGGCGATGCCATCGAACGCCAACTCATCCCCACTACCCTCGCCGCCAGCACAAATGAGGACATCGTGAGCCTTCCTGGACTCGACCCGCGGGCCGTCGCGCTCGACGTCGACGCGGGTAAGATCTACTACACCTTTGGCACCAGTATCGGTCGGGCCAACCTCGATGGCTCCTCTCAGGAAACTGTCATTTCCGGCCTCTTGGGCGGTTCGGGCGACATCGAGCTCGACACTACGACCGACACGCTCTACTTCTCCGTCGACTCAGGCACCAATGCCGATCGCTCCATCAGCCGCGTCCAGACCGACGGCACGGGCTTGGCCACGGTCCACACGAACACTAGTCTCGCCCCCAACAACGGCGGCGGACTGACCTACACGATCAACGACGTCGCTAATATCTCCCTCGACACCGACGCCGGGCGCCTCTACTGGACCAGCGACAACGGCGCCAACGCGGGTAGGATCGCCCTGAACTCCTCCACACTTGCCGGAGGAGGCGTCACCCGCCAATTCACCGCCAGCGGCCGCGCCGACGCCATTAATAAGATGGACATCGACTTCGACACGAGCACTGTCTACTACACCGTCGGCAGCGATACCCAAGAAGTCCGCTCCTCCACACTTGGCGGCGGGAGCATCACCACCCTCGCCTCCGGCCTCGGCAGCCCGCGCGCCATCGGCATCGATACGACCGATGGTCTCATGTACTTCAGCGTCGGCGGCACCCTTTACAAGGCAAACCTCGATGGCACCGCTCGCACGTCCGTCTCCGTCAACGGCAGTTCGCTCTACTCCATCGCCGACATCCAGGTCGACACAACTCCCATCCCTGAACCGACCTCGCTCTCGCTCCTAGCCCTCAGCGGGCTGGCGCTGTTGGGCCGACGAAGAGTGTGA
- a CDS encoding helix-turn-helix domain-containing protein — MLALEQVLEIRRLLDAGQLSQRRIALKLGVSRGVVNSIANGRRGLHGRESCVSYSRDAPEVVAHRCRGCGAMVYMPCLLCRARQYRLRREEQPLGSPKSRVA, encoded by the coding sequence ATGTTGGCATTAGAGCAGGTCCTGGAAATCCGCCGCCTGTTGGATGCGGGGCAACTCTCGCAGCGCAGGATTGCGCTGAAGCTGGGAGTCAGTCGGGGCGTCGTGAATTCCATCGCCAACGGTCGCCGTGGTCTGCATGGGCGCGAATCGTGTGTGAGTTATTCCAGGGACGCACCTGAGGTAGTCGCCCACCGCTGCCGAGGCTGCGGGGCCATGGTCTACATGCCCTGCTTATTGTGCCGGGCTCGCCAGTATCGGCTGAGAAGAGAAGAACAACCACTGGGGTCCCCCAAGTCGCGAGTCGCCTAG
- a CDS encoding right-handed parallel beta-helix repeat-containing protein produces MLTTLTVDIADPAANDPGDNLYAQIQEAVDAASEGDLIKVHAGIYNPIVINTNNLTIREARRSSNPVIDGDLNPGHENGVEVNANGVTVQGLTVQDTSVGFTSRTGNGFFVTGDNNTFIDNTSSDSAVFGFYLLGTENNTLVANTAIGNSVGFSLSNSSNNTLKGNTAGDNSSEGFRLVDSHSNTLKGNTASDNYSGFSLIRSVNNSLNGNVANKNAFDGFLLGLGSDGGALTRNTAQGNGSAGFHLDQSSNHTLKGNSAYDSGGDGFLFGLSDANLLKSNTASNNRRGFGFGTSDSNTLVSNSAINNSATGFSFNGGHGNTLKRNTASNNRYGFIIANSEGNTLVGNSSSNNILNGFRFSGSDDNTINRNAASGNGSSGFQFTLSDGNMIRGNWAISNGEDGFQFNDSGDNTLLRNWALFNQGNGFSLDDGSDHNALLKNTAILNAGYAVLVDAVMDNLFDDNFCLFNGLGGSNQPDVC; encoded by the coding sequence ATGTTGACCACGCTCACAGTCGACATTGCAGACCCCGCGGCAAACGACCCGGGTGACAATCTATATGCCCAAATCCAAGAAGCCGTCGATGCCGCCTCAGAAGGCGATTTAATCAAAGTCCACGCGGGCATCTACAACCCCATCGTGATCAACACCAACAACTTGACCATCCGCGAGGCACGCCGCAGTTCAAATCCAGTCATTGATGGTGACCTCAACCCTGGCCATGAAAACGGTGTCGAGGTAAATGCCAATGGTGTGACTGTCCAAGGCCTGACGGTACAAGATACTAGTGTCGGGTTTACGTCCAGAACCGGCAACGGTTTCTTCGTTACAGGTGACAACAATACATTTATCGACAACACGTCCAGTGATAGTGCAGTCTTCGGGTTTTACCTCTTAGGTACAGAGAATAACACGCTTGTCGCCAATACTGCCATTGGCAACTCCGTAGGTTTCTCTCTCTCTAACAGCAGTAATAACACGCTTAAGGGCAATACTGCCGGCGATAATTCGAGCGAGGGGTTCCGCCTTGTCGATAGTCACAGCAACACACTCAAGGGCAACACAGCCAGTGACAACTACAGCGGGTTCAGTCTGATTAGAAGCGTCAACAACTCCCTGAATGGCAATGTCGCCAATAAAAATGCCTTCGACGGGTTCCTTCTCGGTCTTGGAAGCGATGGCGGGGCACTCACTAGAAATACGGCTCAGGGCAACGGAAGTGCCGGATTCCATCTCGATCAGAGCAGCAACCATACACTCAAGGGCAACTCTGCCTACGACAGTGGAGGTGACGGGTTTCTCTTCGGACTCAGCGATGCCAATTTGCTAAAGAGTAATACGGCCAGCAACAACCGACGCGGATTCGGATTCGGTACTAGCGATAGCAACACACTTGTCAGTAATTCTGCCATCAACAATTCGGCCACCGGATTCTCCTTTAATGGTGGCCACGGCAATACGCTCAAGCGTAATACGGCCAGCAACAACCGCTACGGATTCATCATCGCTAATAGTGAAGGCAATACGCTCGTCGGAAATTCTTCCAGCAACAATATACTCAACGGATTCAGGTTCAGTGGGTCCGATGACAATACGATTAATCGCAATGCGGCCAGTGGCAACGGCTCTAGTGGATTCCAGTTTACTCTGAGCGACGGCAACATGATCAGGGGAAATTGGGCTATCAGCAATGGTGAGGATGGATTTCAATTTAATGATAGTGGTGACAACACTCTGCTTCGCAACTGGGCACTATTCAACCAGGGCAATGGATTTTCCCTTGACGATGGCAGCGATCACAACGCACTGCTTAAGAACACGGCTATTCTTAATGCTGGTTATGCCGTTCTAGTCGACGCCGTTATGGATAACCTATTCGACGACAATTTTTGCCTCTTCAACGGTCTGGGCGGATCGAATCAACCGGATGTTTGCTAA
- a CDS encoding FMN-binding negative transcriptional regulator has product MYTPSSFRVTDPSLTNAFIREQSFGLLLTTEGGRIHDTHTPFLLTDDERYLCGHIAKANPQWKSWDLHTTATVIFTGPHSYISPSYYASDFNVPTWNYTAVTVRGPLSILSEEELVVNFIDSLVSHYEDEKSAPWSLNHSDERYMQLLSSIVAFQVEVAEVETSFKLNQNKSLEDQKSVMHQLRQSSSPMDRQVASLMEKNI; this is encoded by the coding sequence ATGTACACACCCTCAAGTTTTCGAGTGACCGATCCCTCTCTGACCAATGCTTTCATCCGAGAGCAGAGTTTTGGCCTTTTGTTAACTACGGAAGGAGGCAGGATACATGACACTCATACACCTTTTCTTCTGACGGATGATGAACGCTATCTTTGCGGCCATATCGCCAAGGCAAACCCTCAGTGGAAAAGTTGGGACCTACATACAACAGCGACGGTTATTTTCACAGGCCCTCACTCTTATATCTCCCCATCTTATTATGCTTCAGACTTTAATGTTCCAACCTGGAACTACACTGCCGTTACTGTGAGAGGCCCACTTTCCATCCTCAGCGAAGAAGAGCTAGTAGTGAATTTTATTGACTCTTTGGTATCTCACTATGAAGATGAGAAGAGCGCCCCCTGGTCACTTAACCATTCTGACGAAAGATATATGCAACTGCTTTCAAGTATCGTTGCGTTCCAAGTTGAAGTTGCAGAGGTGGAGACAAGCTTCAAGCTCAATCAGAATAAAAGCTTAGAAGACCAGAAGAGTGTGATGCATCAATTGAGGCAATCCAGTTCTCCAATGGACCGTCAGGTCGCTTCTTTGATGGAGAAAAATATCTAA
- a CDS encoding vWA domain-containing protein codes for MLSNYQTTHRLIKSENCRKGTISVLASFLIIVFLASVVLSVDVAYMQLCRTRLRSATDAAARAAGESLSRQQDLDASREAAKTLAQANLVAGTPLVLDDSDIVFGNSEQQAGGAWDFVAGEEPINAVRVNGRRTQTAPSGSIPTLFGRVFSVFDFEPTQLATVVRLDRDICLVVDRSSSMKLYLTDTAPVMSTGDSRFCQTPNMSLSRWGALSVAVTRFKDALLTTPQTEHLALVSYGSNYSACGHTNYAATTNQVLSENYTDATNAMQTLSNTKFNGMTDISAGILRGIEVLTSAQARPYAAKTMVLMSDGAYTQGVQPSTVAPQAAAEDIVIHTISFGEANPTEMQAIADATGGNHYIAPNAAALQDIFEEIALTLPVMFTD; via the coding sequence ATGTTATCCAACTACCAAACAACTCATCGCTTGATCAAATCCGAGAACTGTCGGAAGGGAACCATCTCTGTCCTGGCAAGTTTCTTGATTATCGTTTTCTTGGCAAGTGTCGTCCTTTCGGTCGACGTAGCCTACATGCAGTTGTGCCGCACGAGACTTCGCTCGGCAACGGATGCCGCTGCGCGAGCAGCTGGTGAATCGCTCTCTCGACAGCAAGATCTGGACGCTTCGCGTGAAGCAGCCAAAACGCTTGCCCAAGCCAACCTGGTTGCGGGCACTCCGTTGGTGTTAGATGACAGCGACATTGTCTTTGGCAATTCCGAACAGCAGGCAGGTGGCGCCTGGGACTTTGTGGCGGGTGAGGAACCAATCAATGCGGTCCGAGTCAACGGCCGACGCACGCAAACGGCCCCCTCAGGTAGCATTCCTACGTTGTTCGGTAGGGTCTTTAGTGTGTTTGACTTCGAGCCAACACAGCTTGCCACCGTGGTCCGCTTGGACCGAGATATTTGCCTTGTCGTGGACCGCTCAAGTTCGATGAAACTCTACCTCACCGATACGGCACCTGTAATGTCAACGGGCGATTCGCGATTCTGCCAGACACCGAACATGTCGTTGAGCCGGTGGGGCGCTTTGTCCGTGGCGGTGACCCGTTTCAAGGATGCCTTACTCACAACACCACAAACTGAGCATCTGGCACTAGTGTCTTATGGAAGCAACTACTCCGCTTGTGGTCACACCAACTATGCCGCAACAACCAACCAGGTGCTAAGCGAAAACTACACAGATGCAACAAACGCAATGCAAACTCTTTCGAACACCAAGTTCAACGGCATGACTGATATTTCGGCCGGCATTCTCAGGGGAATCGAGGTATTGACTTCGGCCCAGGCAAGACCCTATGCCGCGAAGACGATGGTGCTAATGAGTGACGGGGCTTACACACAAGGTGTGCAGCCTAGTACGGTAGCACCCCAGGCGGCTGCCGAGGATATCGTCATCCATACCATTTCATTCGGCGAAGCCAATCCGACTGAAATGCAGGCAATTGCCGATGCCACGGGTGGCAACCACTACATCGCCCCCAACGCCGCGGCCTTACAGGATATCTTTGAAGAGATCGCGTTGACTCTGCCTGTGATGTTTACCGATTGA
- a CDS encoding thioredoxin family protein, which produces MNKSSSQLPSSGNSEPPPARKRIFHFWRCFWLTFLVVSLAYAWYCFYVPTNNIAWADNYTSAQQHAADSGKPIILYFTGEWCVPCRVMKRQVWADEEVKTSVNAQFIPVAIDVDNPDTAAVLSRYNVGGAPVTIITDPQGNALRWRAGGIGKSEFLELLNAPNPSATKDL; this is translated from the coding sequence ATGAATAAATCGTCATCCCAATTGCCATCGTCCGGCAACTCCGAACCGCCGCCGGCCCGAAAGAGAATCTTCCATTTCTGGCGATGCTTCTGGCTTACATTCCTCGTTGTCTCACTTGCTTACGCCTGGTACTGCTTCTACGTCCCCACCAATAACATCGCTTGGGCTGACAATTACACTTCGGCTCAGCAACATGCCGCCGACTCTGGCAAACCGATTATCCTCTACTTTACGGGAGAGTGGTGTGTTCCCTGCCGAGTAATGAAACGTCAAGTGTGGGCTGATGAAGAGGTGAAGACATCGGTCAATGCACAATTCATCCCAGTGGCAATTGACGTGGATAACCCAGACACTGCTGCGGTGTTATCCCGTTACAACGTCGGCGGCGCGCCAGTCACGATCATTACCGATCCACAGGGAAATGCTTTGCGTTGGCGAGCAGGGGGAATCGGTAAATCTGAATTCCTCGAATTGCTAAACGCGCCGAATCCATCGGCCACAAAGGACTTGTGA
- a CDS encoding transposase, translating to MAKKQGPAFADFHWQAGCGIFSASESNAPQVREYIASQEQHHSQMSFQAEFRLLCKRHGIEIDECYVWD from the coding sequence GTGGCTAAAAAACAAGGACCAGCCTTTGCGGATTTTCATTGGCAAGCAGGTTGTGGCATCTTTTCCGCGAGCGAGTCAAACGCCCCCCAAGTCAGAGAATACATTGCCTCTCAGGAGCAACATCATTCGCAGATGTCGTTTCAAGCCGAGTTTCGACTGTTGTGCAAACGCCATGGCATCGAAATAGACGAATGCTATGTATGGGATTAG
- a CDS encoding TadE/TadG family type IV pilus assembly protein yields the protein MLIHRRRASQAGCQQSHRGVAATELALVLPLFVMLVLASIEACTMVFLNHSLSIASYEAVRVAINFDSTNSDVIDRFDTLIDARDVAGAALAISPANVATTPRGTQISLTATAPCDQNALLPPWFFGGKTLSVTTTMVKE from the coding sequence ATGTTGATACATCGTCGACGAGCAAGCCAGGCAGGATGCCAACAATCGCACCGCGGTGTCGCCGCCACGGAGTTGGCACTTGTTCTGCCCCTGTTTGTCATGCTGGTACTGGCCTCGATCGAGGCGTGCACAATGGTTTTTCTGAATCACAGTCTTTCGATCGCCAGCTATGAAGCAGTTCGTGTAGCAATAAATTTCGACTCAACCAATAGTGACGTGATAGATAGGTTTGATACGCTTATCGATGCGCGGGACGTCGCAGGTGCTGCTCTGGCGATTTCGCCAGCGAATGTCGCCACGACGCCTCGTGGAACACAAATCTCATTAACTGCCACTGCTCCTTGCGACCAGAACGCTCTATTGCCGCCTTGGTTTTTCGGAGGAAAAACGTTATCGGTCACGACAACGATGGTCAAAGAATAA
- a CDS encoding VOC family protein: MTTREFVPYLSVTDANEAVAFYSRVFESEPSLLLKMPDGKVMHCEFCFDGARFFLSEELPEHGGTPSPASLGATTVAIHLYVDDCDAMVAQMKKHGAEVVMEPTDVFWGERFARVRDPFGHEWGVTMRLHDMTQAEIMAAAENLFESAAD, translated from the coding sequence ATGACAACCCGAGAATTCGTGCCCTATCTGAGCGTCACCGACGCCAATGAAGCGGTTGCGTTTTACTCACGTGTATTCGAGTCAGAGCCCTCGCTGCTGTTGAAAATGCCCGATGGTAAAGTCATGCATTGCGAATTTTGTTTTGATGGAGCGAGATTCTTCTTGAGCGAAGAACTACCCGAACACGGTGGTACGCCGAGCCCCGCGTCATTAGGTGCAACAACGGTGGCCATTCATCTCTACGTGGATGATTGCGACGCAATGGTGGCCCAAATGAAGAAACACGGTGCGGAGGTTGTCATGGAGCCAACAGATGTGTTTTGGGGAGAACGATTCGCACGAGTGCGAGACCCCTTTGGACACGAATGGGGTGTAACTATGCGTTTACACGACATGACCCAGGCGGAAATCATGGCCGCAGCTGAGAATCTCTTCGAGAGTGCGGCTGACTAG
- a CDS encoding protein kinase domain-containing protein: protein MNDPSPLPPSSDLSGRTLGGYAVLRKIGSGGMADVYLALQQSLERQVALKVLHSQLADNPSYVERFHNEARAAASLVHPNIVQIYEVGEADGHHFIAQEFVAGKNLDQILKRQGALPPGTVLDILRQVVSALCQAAEAGIVHRDIKPANILLTPTGVVKVADFGLARILSVDTKTLTEVGVALGTPLYMSPEQIEGRPVDARSDIYSLGVTCYHLLSGEPPHSGETALAIAVGHINREPTPLGTMQVGLPEDFVAIVHRMMAKQPADRCQSPSELLNDLKTLASSAAKEGWAADSNEWSLLEWISADGNRSAASTQLGQLMREQARLESNRWNWQGILGMLAIALVAGAVIAWAIRPRFVLEGTPPAAIPKRDSPAAQLFHAKMTESESAWQAVWKYFPEADPYFEQLAQQGLVRHFLFDSPQYVQSLAWAQKLADEGQTDESLRAFALAAQFVSLEQLGREREAREVYSQLTPAMKDQLNRFENQLYESMQGSLSRLGE from the coding sequence ACTTCGGAAGATCGGCTCCGGGGGCATGGCCGACGTCTATCTGGCGCTTCAGCAATCGCTCGAGCGCCAGGTTGCCCTCAAGGTGCTTCACTCCCAGCTGGCCGACAACCCTAGCTACGTCGAGCGATTCCACAACGAGGCCCGTGCCGCGGCTTCGCTCGTGCATCCCAACATCGTGCAGATTTACGAAGTCGGCGAGGCCGACGGGCATCATTTCATCGCACAAGAATTTGTCGCCGGTAAGAACCTTGACCAAATCCTCAAGCGACAAGGGGCCTTGCCCCCCGGCACGGTGCTAGACATCCTCCGCCAGGTGGTGTCCGCCTTGTGCCAAGCCGCTGAGGCGGGGATCGTGCATCGCGACATCAAGCCCGCCAATATCCTGCTCACCCCAACCGGCGTTGTCAAAGTCGCCGACTTCGGACTGGCACGCATACTGAGTGTCGATACTAAGACGCTCACCGAGGTGGGCGTCGCACTGGGAACTCCCCTCTACATGAGCCCCGAGCAAATCGAGGGGCGACCGGTGGATGCCCGCAGCGACATCTATTCCCTGGGAGTCACCTGCTATCACCTCCTCTCGGGTGAGCCACCTCACTCCGGAGAGACCGCCCTCGCGATTGCCGTCGGCCATATCAATCGAGAACCGACTCCACTCGGCACAATGCAAGTTGGTTTGCCCGAAGATTTTGTCGCCATCGTGCATCGCATGATGGCCAAGCAACCTGCGGATCGCTGCCAAAGTCCCAGTGAGCTATTGAATGACCTCAAGACTCTCGCCTCGTCGGCTGCCAAGGAGGGTTGGGCGGCGGATTCCAATGAATGGTCCCTCTTGGAATGGATCTCCGCCGACGGCAATCGCTCCGCTGCCAGCACACAGCTAGGACAACTCATGCGCGAGCAGGCGCGATTAGAATCGAATCGCTGGAATTGGCAGGGGATATTAGGAATGTTGGCAATTGCCCTGGTAGCCGGGGCAGTGATTGCCTGGGCCATCCGACCACGGTTTGTCCTCGAAGGAACTCCCCCAGCCGCCATCCCCAAACGCGATTCCCCTGCGGCCCAATTGTTCCACGCCAAGATGACCGAAAGCGAATCCGCTTGGCAAGCCGTTTGGAAGTATTTCCCCGAAGCGGATCCCTACTTCGAGCAACTCGCTCAGCAGGGTCTCGTGCGACACTTCTTGTTCGACTCACCTCAGTACGTCCAGTCTCTCGCGTGGGCACAGAAGCTTGCCGATGAAGGACAAACCGACGAGTCGCTCCGCGCCTTCGCCCTGGCCGCTCAATTCGTAAGCCTAGAGCAACTCGGCCGAGAGCGCGAAGCGCGTGAAGTCTATTCCCAGCTCACCCCCGCGATGAAGGACCAACTCAATCGCTTTGAGAACCAACTCTACGAATCGATGCAAGGTTCTCTGAGCCGACTCGGGGAATAG
- a CDS encoding DUF1328 family protein has product MNLAYEINSNGPKAENALVRTLAWTAALTIALAVVFLLIALACALLGFSGPVSGSMSAVYILTPVALVSLTAYWITRIILRICGPS; this is encoded by the coding sequence ATGAACTTGGCTTACGAAATAAACAGCAATGGCCCGAAAGCTGAAAACGCTTTGGTCCGCACACTCGCCTGGACTGCTGCTTTAACGATTGCCCTTGCGGTTGTATTTCTACTGATCGCACTGGCGTGTGCCTTGCTTGGATTCTCTGGCCCCGTCTCTGGTTCAATGTCAGCGGTTTATATACTCACGCCGGTAGCTTTGGTGTCGCTTACAGCCTACTGGATTACTCGAATAATCCTACGGATTTGTGGCCCGTCGTAG